A window of the Oryzias melastigma strain HK-1 linkage group LG11, ASM292280v2, whole genome shotgun sequence genome harbors these coding sequences:
- the si:ch211-13c6.2 gene encoding uncharacterized protein si:ch211-13c6.2 isoform X1, translating to MLHPGNASIMDGLETPYEEDLEFIQCTVCEKSLKGESLFKIHLTTPAHLKKEHAVVTSGQAVRQKTVPKFTDIVKYLDYLQLDEPIIGLSCLEEVPNPDPQLGPKFMCRLCKHPAFLTDMVCHVIGRKHRQKYVEAKRPDLVTWDYRILNTQAGKIMRAKAEIIERQDGRGYPQVIQRRGVEGKLNISRIPPRQRQIKEQSLSHRPTSDVPPLLPELADFNSRKRSWDYPNTPGLHPDAIVNRDRPFPREAPFSQHRPQDEFQRAASLPKYREGSMNPDYHPRYEEPHVQEPQRRSLVEPQDRPVYDSREPYGQGRANQSEASASYKRPYPDRDPLQEFYAEEVRRGKGLHEYQTPQQGYSGGDQRRWSLERESGQLDRAVRQGSSEPEAKRRNVPVAMDSEGCNDQLFNIIKDYHHEMRHLNQQRSFDQPGPSREEPPAAQMKVAANISNIPEPFMRFLKGGVKDEGLTRRKSRFSDATPEELEMTNQMFGSGPSYSDAREDSRPMRAEHGGAQYSGNYRESWPPHHKESYNKGGSESGGVFDMLKNVEIEDSEEAEFLKSKLSSLLKEFQAKKMEKNMAPGPHERNPRESFDRTRLEDASFGHGDRRGWNHREQMPEEHYQAYRYPAHEEPRQSVRSRYEDEMASYPERFQEPMRPAEYQQGGVEENSSAPPLFMEQGSRRLGDSSYSKNLDKITSALLELVARK from the exons GGCAGGCTGTCCGACAAAAGACGGTACCGAAATTTACAGACATAGTCAAATACTTGGATTATCTGCAACTCGATGAGCCAATCATTG gTTTAAGCTGCTTGGAGGAGGTGCCGAATCCGGATCCACAGCTGGGCCCTAAATTCATGTGCAGGCTGTGCAAACACCCCGCTTTCCTCACAGATATGGTTTGCCACGTGATTGGACGCAAACACAGGCAGAAATATGTG GAAGCAAAAAGGCCAGACTTGGTGACCTGGGATTATCGAATCCTAAATACGCAGGCAGGGAAGATCATGCGTGCCAAAGCAGAAATAATAGAGAGACAAGATGGGCGTGGATATCCACAG GTCATACAAAGAAGAGGAGTTGAGGGGAAGTTAAATATCTCAAGAA TTCCTCCAAGGCAGAGGCAGATTAAAGAGCAGAGCCTCTCACATCGACCCACTTCAGATGTCCCGCCACTATTACCCGAACTCGCGGATTTTAACAGCAGGAAGAGGAGTTGGGATTACCCAAACACTCCCGGATTACACCCAGATGCAATCGTAAATAGAGACAGGCCGTTTCCGAGGGAGGCCCCTTTCAGCCAGCACCGCCCTCAAGATGAGTTTCAAAGAGCGGCGAGTCTTCCTAAATACAGAGAAGGCAGCATGAACCCCGATTACCACCCTCGGTACGAAGAACCGCACGTCCAAGAGCCACAAAGGCGGAGTTTAGTGGAGCCGCAAGACCGTCCCGTGTATGACAGCAGGGAACCTTACGGGCAAGGTCGCGCTAACCAATCAGAGGCTTCTGCTTCCTACAAGAGACCCTATCCAGACAGAGATCCTTTACAGGAGTTCTACGCTGAGGAAGTTAGGCGTGGGAAAGGTTTGCACGAATATCAGACCCCCCAGCAAGGATACTCTGGTGGTGACCAACGGCGCTGGTCTCTGGAAAGAGAATCAGGACAGCTGGACAGAGCAGTTAGACAAGGATCAAGTGAACCAGAGGCCAAGAGAAGGAacgtccccgttgccatggacAGTGAAGGCTGCAACGACCAGCTGTTTAACATCATCAAAGATTACCATCACGAGATGAGGCACTTGAACCAACAAAGATCGTTTGACCAACCTGGGCCAAGCAGAGAAGAGCCCCCGGCCGCTCAGATGAAAGTCGCCGCCAACATTTCCAACATCCCAGAGCCCTTCATGCGCTTCCTGAAAGGAGGAGTGAAGGACGAGGGGCTGACTAGAAGAAAAAGTCGCTTCTCTGATGCCACTCCAGAGGAACTGGAAATGACAAACCAAAT GTTTGGAAGTGGACCTTCATATTCGGATGCTAGAGAGGATTCCCGACCAATGAGAGCGGAGCACGGAGGAGCTCAATACTCTGGAAATTACAGAGAATCTTGG ccTCCTCATCATAAAGAGAGCTACAACAAAGGTGGTTCTGAATCAGGCGGTGTCTTTGATATGCTg aaaaatgttgaaattgagGATTCAGAAGAGGCAGAGTTTCTGAAGAGCAAACTCTCCTCCCTTCTGAAGGAGTTCCAGgccaaaaaaatggagaaaaacatg GCTCCTGGACCACATGAGAGAAACCCAAGAGAAAGTTTTGATCGCACACGACTGGAAGACGCTTCTTTTGGCCACGGTGACAGAAGAGGATGGAACCATCGTGAACAGATGCCTGAAGAGCACTACCAAGCATATCGATATCCCGCACACGAGGAACCACGACAATCAGTCAGGAGTCGTTATGAAG ATGAGATGGCATCATATCCTGAAAGGTTTCAAGAACCCATGCGTCCTGCAGAATACCAGCAGGGAGGAGTTGAAGAGAACTCCTCTGCGCCTCCTCTTTTCATGGAGCAAGGAAGCAGGAGACTCGGGGACTCCAGCTACTCTAAAAATCTGGACAAGATCACTTCTGCCCTCCTGGAGCTTGTGGCAAGAAAATAG
- the si:ch211-13c6.2 gene encoding uncharacterized protein si:ch211-13c6.2 isoform X2, whose translation MCRLCKHPAFLTDMVCHVIGRKHRQKYVEAKRPDLVTWDYRILNTQAGKIMRAKAEIIERQDGRGYPQVIQRRGVEGKLNISRIPPRQRQIKEQSLSHRPTSDVPPLLPELADFNSRKRSWDYPNTPGLHPDAIVNRDRPFPREAPFSQHRPQDEFQRAASLPKYREGSMNPDYHPRYEEPHVQEPQRRSLVEPQDRPVYDSREPYGQGRANQSEASASYKRPYPDRDPLQEFYAEEVRRGKGLHEYQTPQQGYSGGDQRRWSLERESGQLDRAVRQGSSEPEAKRRNVPVAMDSEGCNDQLFNIIKDYHHEMRHLNQQRSFDQPGPSREEPPAAQMKVAANISNIPEPFMRFLKGGVKDEGLTRRKSRFSDATPEELEMTNQMFGSGPSYSDAREDSRPMRAEHGGAQYSGNYRESWPPHHKESYNKGGSESGGVFDMLKNVEIEDSEEAEFLKSKLSSLLKEFQAKKMEKNMAPGPHERNPRESFDRTRLEDASFGHGDRRGWNHREQMPEEHYQAYRYPAHEEPRQSVRSRYEDEMASYPERFQEPMRPAEYQQGGVEENSSAPPLFMEQGSRRLGDSSYSKNLDKITSALLELVARK comes from the exons ATGTGCAGGCTGTGCAAACACCCCGCTTTCCTCACAGATATGGTTTGCCACGTGATTGGACGCAAACACAGGCAGAAATATGTG GAAGCAAAAAGGCCAGACTTGGTGACCTGGGATTATCGAATCCTAAATACGCAGGCAGGGAAGATCATGCGTGCCAAAGCAGAAATAATAGAGAGACAAGATGGGCGTGGATATCCACAG GTCATACAAAGAAGAGGAGTTGAGGGGAAGTTAAATATCTCAAGAA TTCCTCCAAGGCAGAGGCAGATTAAAGAGCAGAGCCTCTCACATCGACCCACTTCAGATGTCCCGCCACTATTACCCGAACTCGCGGATTTTAACAGCAGGAAGAGGAGTTGGGATTACCCAAACACTCCCGGATTACACCCAGATGCAATCGTAAATAGAGACAGGCCGTTTCCGAGGGAGGCCCCTTTCAGCCAGCACCGCCCTCAAGATGAGTTTCAAAGAGCGGCGAGTCTTCCTAAATACAGAGAAGGCAGCATGAACCCCGATTACCACCCTCGGTACGAAGAACCGCACGTCCAAGAGCCACAAAGGCGGAGTTTAGTGGAGCCGCAAGACCGTCCCGTGTATGACAGCAGGGAACCTTACGGGCAAGGTCGCGCTAACCAATCAGAGGCTTCTGCTTCCTACAAGAGACCCTATCCAGACAGAGATCCTTTACAGGAGTTCTACGCTGAGGAAGTTAGGCGTGGGAAAGGTTTGCACGAATATCAGACCCCCCAGCAAGGATACTCTGGTGGTGACCAACGGCGCTGGTCTCTGGAAAGAGAATCAGGACAGCTGGACAGAGCAGTTAGACAAGGATCAAGTGAACCAGAGGCCAAGAGAAGGAacgtccccgttgccatggacAGTGAAGGCTGCAACGACCAGCTGTTTAACATCATCAAAGATTACCATCACGAGATGAGGCACTTGAACCAACAAAGATCGTTTGACCAACCTGGGCCAAGCAGAGAAGAGCCCCCGGCCGCTCAGATGAAAGTCGCCGCCAACATTTCCAACATCCCAGAGCCCTTCATGCGCTTCCTGAAAGGAGGAGTGAAGGACGAGGGGCTGACTAGAAGAAAAAGTCGCTTCTCTGATGCCACTCCAGAGGAACTGGAAATGACAAACCAAAT GTTTGGAAGTGGACCTTCATATTCGGATGCTAGAGAGGATTCCCGACCAATGAGAGCGGAGCACGGAGGAGCTCAATACTCTGGAAATTACAGAGAATCTTGG ccTCCTCATCATAAAGAGAGCTACAACAAAGGTGGTTCTGAATCAGGCGGTGTCTTTGATATGCTg aaaaatgttgaaattgagGATTCAGAAGAGGCAGAGTTTCTGAAGAGCAAACTCTCCTCCCTTCTGAAGGAGTTCCAGgccaaaaaaatggagaaaaacatg GCTCCTGGACCACATGAGAGAAACCCAAGAGAAAGTTTTGATCGCACACGACTGGAAGACGCTTCTTTTGGCCACGGTGACAGAAGAGGATGGAACCATCGTGAACAGATGCCTGAAGAGCACTACCAAGCATATCGATATCCCGCACACGAGGAACCACGACAATCAGTCAGGAGTCGTTATGAAG ATGAGATGGCATCATATCCTGAAAGGTTTCAAGAACCCATGCGTCCTGCAGAATACCAGCAGGGAGGAGTTGAAGAGAACTCCTCTGCGCCTCCTCTTTTCATGGAGCAAGGAAGCAGGAGACTCGGGGACTCCAGCTACTCTAAAAATCTGGACAAGATCACTTCTGCCCTCCTGGAGCTTGTGGCAAGAAAATAG